The Psychrobacillus sp. FSL K6-4046 DNA window CTATGTCTAAGACGTCTCGGACATAGCCTTTAAGCGAGGCGTATTTCTCTGCATTATAAACACTTAAATCCGATTCACCGGAACCAACATAATCAAATAATACAATTTTATAGTCATCCAAAAATGAAGGAATAATATGCCTCCACATCGTTTGGTCACATCCAAATCCATGCGCAAACATGATTACTTTTTCCTTATTTCCAATTACTTTTACATTATTTCGTTTTAATACTTCACTCATAGGAACACCTCTAGTTTATTTCGTACCTTATATAAAAGGCTTCCTTTTCTTTTGAAAGGGAAGCCTTACATAGATTTGATAATTTATCCAATGTATATATTACCAATATACTATTTTATTGAATTTTATTCTAGATAAAAAGATGAAATGCTACTAACATCCTAGAGTCTACTTCCGCGTTCTTTTTAGGAATTCTCTCGTCCGTTCCTGTAAAGGATGATTAAAAATTTGATCGGGGGGACCTTCCTCTGCAATGACCCCCTTGTCCATGAAGACTATACGATCAGAGACTTCCTTGGCAAATTCCATTTCATGCGTAACGATCAACATAGTAAGACCAGTATGCGCAAGCTCCTTCATAACTTTTAATACCTCGCCGACCATTTCTGGATCAAGTGCCGATGTAGGCTCATCAAACAACATTACATCAGGCTCCATAGACAAAGCTCGTGCGATAGCCACTCTTTGCTTTTGTCCACCAGATAATTGCTTTGGCTTAGCATTGACGTAGCCATCCATGCCCACCACCTTTAAATATCTCGTCGCAATTTTTTCGGCTTCTTCCTTTGAACGCTTTAATACCTTTACCTGTCCGACTGAACAGTTGCTTAATACATTATGATTATTAAACAAATTAAACTGCTGAAATACCATGCCAAGCTTTGTCCTATAGGAATTGATATCATGCTTATTGTCTAAAATATTATTTCCTTTATAAATAATTTGTCCTCCACTAGGCTTTTCCAATAAATTAACACATCGCAGAAGTGTTGATTTACCCGATCCTGAAGAGCCTATGATACATACAACCTCGCCTTTTTTTACAGAGAAATTTATATCTTTTAAAACTTCATGTGCTCCAAAGGATTTACTTAAATGTTGAATATCAATTACGTGTTCCATATTTGCTCCTCCTTTGTTTACTTGTTTTCATAAGGACCTTTTGGCAGTACAGCCATTTGCATAGGCTGACCAATGACTGTGTAGTTTTCGGGTCCATCTAGTTTCTTTTCAAAATGTCGTAAGATTAATGTAACAGCAAACGTCATGATGAAGTATAAAATACAAGCTACAAAGAATGACTCAAAATATCTGAAGTTGTTTCCAGCTACAGACTTCGTTTGGAAATATAATTCCGTTACCCCTATCACATTTAAAACAGAGGTATCTTTAATATTAATGATGAATTGGTTGCCGGTTGCTGGAAGTATGTTACGGATAACCTGGGGTAACACAACATATAGCATAGTTTGAATGTGATTCATCCCTATCGCTTGTGATGCCTCAAATTGTCCCTTATCAATTGAAATAACTCCCCCACGAACAATTTCAGCCATATATGCTCCCGTATTAATAGATACAATAAAAATTGCTGCTAGTAAACGATCCATATCTAACCCAAAGGCCAGTGATGATCCATAAAAGATGACCATGGCTTGGACGATCATTGGTGTCCCTCGGAAGAATTCTATATAGATGGATAGGATAAGATTAACCAGCTTTAAAAAATATCTACTTACCCTCTTTTCAGGTAGTGGGATGGTCCTAATAACGCCTGCTAATAATCCAATGATTGCTCCTACAATAGTTCCTATAATAGAAATCAACAGGGTTACTCCTGCTCCACGCAAAAACATTGGCCAGTTATTGGTAATAATGGAGATAATCCATTCTAAACTCATTGTCTTCCTCCTTACACATTCTGTTGCCTCGAACATCCACTAACCAATGAAGTAAGTACTTTAAAAAAACGAAACGGCTGCTTTTATTAGCAGCCGTTAGTATACTTATTCTGCAGCTGGTTGATTGGAAATAGCATTATCCATAATTTCTTGACGCTCTTCTTCTGAAATTCCTGCTAATATTTCATTTATTTTATCTGTTAAATCGCTACCTTTTTTCAATCCTACTGCAACAGCTGTTTCTTCTTCATCTGCAACAAATCCTTCTTCGAATTCAACCATGCTGAAGTTATCATTTGCAGAGGAAGCACTAATTCCTTCTGGACGTTCAGATACATAACCGTCGATCATGCCGGATTCCAGTGCTACACGCATTGCTGGAAAGTTATCTGATGCAGGCTGTTTTTTTACACCTTTAATTTGGTCTATCACTCCGTAGTGGGAAGTATTTAATTGGCCTGTAACTTTTGCTCCATTAAAGTCTTGAATGGAAGTGGCATCCTCAAATTTTCCGCCCTTTTTTACAACCATAACAAAGTTGGAAGTATAATAGTTTTCAGAGAAATCGATTGTTTTTTTACGCTCTGCTGTTGGTGACATTCCAGCAATAATTGCATCAATCTTACCCGAAGTTAAAGCTGGAACTAGACCGTCCCATTCGGTTTTAACGATTACCAGTTCTTTACCTAAGCCTTCTGCAATTTTTTTAGCAATTTCTACATCGTATCCACCAGCATACTCTGCGTTACCGTCCAATTTCACTCCACCGTTTTTGTCATCCATTTGAGTCCAGTTAAAGGGTGCATATCCTGCCTCTAGTCCTACTGTAAATGTATCTTGGGCAGATGCTGATCCAACGCTTCCTTCCTCTTTCGTTCCACAAGCAGCAAGCAATAAAAAAATGGATAGTAAAAATGTGAATGTAAATAGTCTCTTTTTCATCTCTAGTAATCTCCTTTTTTAAAGTTATTATATGTATGCAACCATACAAAAAGGACAACCGTACAAAAAAAGACTTGAGGTAGACTCAGGTCATAATGTATGGTTGCCCTAAATCCTCTACTTTTCCCCATGAGATAGCACACCATTATAAACCGGGACGTTTATAACGGACAGTCCTGCAATTCTTCACTGCAGACCCAGCATGTAATAATGAGTTTATTACAAGCTTCGGCGACATTTCCTTCTCCTTAGTATCTAAGCTTCTCAAGCTCCTCTAAGGACTGTTAAATATCGCGCCTCTACCTCACTTATAAAAGCGAGGTTATATTCAATTAGTTGTTCATAGTCTACAATAGAGATTTTCATCTGTCAACAAACATTCTATTGATTAATCAAAATATTACTATTTTTTAAACTTCATCATTCTAAATAGAAACGAACAGTCTTATTTAAAAAATGAACCTATAATACGGGGAATAAATAAGAAAAAATCTGCTAAAGTAAATGTATTTTCCACTTTGTCAAAGACATCCATTTTCGACTTTTCGTTCGGTTTGTAGGTCGTTACTGTATCGCCTTGAATTGGCTCAATCCCATCATAGAAGCTTATACGTATAGAGTGGCAGTTCACATAATCAGACGAATCCATCACCTGAAAATGTATATGAGGCTCAGAGGAGTTTCCAGAATTTCCACAAAGGCCAATTGTTTGTCCCTGCTTCACCGCGTCTCCTTCTTTTACTACTATAGAATATTGTTTGAAATGCGCAAGCAAGCTATATTCTCTATTTTCATGCTCCAAAATGACATAGTTTCCGGCTGGTTCTTTTTCATTCATTTCTCCGGGAATATTATCTACAATATCATTCATAACCTTTACTACCTTACCGTCTGCTGGCGCAACTACCTCTTTATCAAAAGCATAGTAACTTTCATTAAGTAATCTATTACCCTTATACGTCTGACCATTCTTCATCTTCACTAAATCATATGCATAGCGCTGAGATTCATAAACGTAATGATAGTTAAGAAATTCATTCGTCCCACCCCAGAAAACAAACCATTCTTCTTTAATAGGCATCATATATTTATTTTTGGTGTAACGTTGATCGCTTTTGGGGAAGGTTACATAAGGTTTTAATACTATGCCCTGGATGTAGTTAGCCGTATCAAAGGTTACACTAACTATTCTCTCCTTATTGTTATCTAACCATAAATACTGAGTTGAATAACCAATCTCGGTCTTTTTAATCATTTGGTAGCTTTCAACCTCCTGATTAAAGGAAATGGCTAAATCAATAAATTGGTCCAGTGATACTAGCTCTTTAAATTCTTTGACGCATTGGTTATAAATTTCTTCATGGTTTCCATATAGGAATACTTCTCCAAAATTTTCGGGCGATATAAATTTCTCTACATTCATAGATCTGTTTACCTCCAATTTATAACATTGTAAGTATTTATCATCTAATACGGAAAAAGATAACTAAGGTTTCACTTAATATCAAAAAGAAAAGGAAACGAGAGTGTAGACCGTTTCCTTTTGCAGACTTTATTTATTTCTTTTTTGTATTGTTGATATCGAAGGAAAAGTTTCACATGGAACATAAACAGAAATGAAAATAGCCTACATCTACACTTTGAAGGGCAGACATAGGCCGTAAACTAAAAGAGTGGAAATGACAACACTTACGTCGTCATTCCCACCCTAAATCAATTATTTTTGTATAAACATTTGAGTCCAATAGTTTCCGTCTTTCACGTAACCTACCCCAATATGAGTATAGTTTTTGTTTAAGATATTGGCTCTATGTCCTTCACTATTCATCCAAGCGTTAACTACTGCTTTCGCAGTCGTTTGACCTTGTGCGATATTTTCTCCTGCTGATTTATAGCTAATTCCAAAATTCTTCATCATTGTAAATGGAGTTCCATAAACAGGACTTGTATGGCTAAAATATTTTTGATCGTGCATATCTTGTGATTTATATTGTGCCACTCTTCCTAGCTCCCAGTCATAGCTTAAAGGAGACAGGCCAGCATTTGCTCTTTCCACATTTACAAGTTTAATTACATCTTGTTCAATGTTATAAGAATCTTTTGTCGGAACATTAATTTTTTGTCCTGGATAAATAAGATTTGGATTTTCTAACTGAGGATTTTTCTCAATTAATTCTGAAACTCCGGTTTGTGTTTTTACTGCTATTTTCCAAAGAGAATCTCCTGATACAACTGTATAGGTATTAGCTGCAAATGCAGTTAGTGGTAATAATAAAGAAATTGCGACTGCTACTGCAGCAACTTTTAATTTAGTTTTAAACAAGGTAATCTTCCTTTCTTTTTTTACTCTATTAATATAGTAAAATAAAAAAGTCCTATAAATCATCCCTTAATAATTGGATGTAATTTTACAGTTAGATTACAAAGGAGAACAAATAGAAGAGAAAGCTTGATAGTACGGGAAAAATAACTGGTTCAAAGGTAACACTTTTGAAATATTCAAGGAGGAAAATTCCTCTAAATACAAATTCTTTTTATAATTTTTCTGTTTTTTTAAAGGTTGAGTTAAGTCTACTGTCCTATACAACAATGAGTGTTTAAGATATATTAAAAATAGGTGATTACATGAATATTAAAAATTATTTAAACAACGAACGTTTCCTCTCTGGAACAACTATGAAAGACCCTACTGCCCGGGAAGAGAACAATATGGCCTTACACATCTGTGAAAATCCCTTACACATACTAGAAAATCGCAAGAAATTAGCAGACCAGCTCAATTGCAGTTTAGAAGATTTTGTTTGTGCCAATCAAACCCATAGTGCAAATTTCTATAAAGTGACCGCGATTGATAAAGGGCATGGAGCAACGCTTTTGGAAACCGCTATTAAAGACACAGACGCTCTTTACACATTTGAACCAAACCTATTATTATGCAGTTTTACAGCAGATTGCGTACCAGTCATTTTTTATAATGAAACTAATGGACTTATTGGAGTCATTCACTCTGGTTGGCAAGGAACCATCAAGGAAATTACAAGTCAGCTATTTGAGCATCTGAAAACACACGAACAATGTAACCCAGCTGATTTTCACGTACAAATAGGCACTGCACTAAGCCAAGAAAAGTTTGAAGTGGATGAGGATGTCTACACAAAATTTAAGAACCTAGGGTATGCAGATGACTTTATGTATTACAGAGAAGAAACAGGCAAATATCATATCGATAACCAATTGACCGTTCAAAAGCAGTGTGAACTGGCTGGTATACCGCTTGAACAGATTTCGATAGATCGCACATGTACTTTTTTAAGTCCAGATGGCTTCTCTTACCGAGAGGATAGAAATACTGGGAGACATTTAAGTTTTATAATGAGGAAGAAGTAACTTTCTAAAATAGGTTGTAATCTCTTTAATCAATTACTCAAGCTTCATTTAAACAGCCCGATTCTGTGAAGAACCGGGCTGTTTTTTTAAGTAAAGTATTCAAATTTTGCATTAGGAAAGAACTTTTCCATATAACTATATAGATGCTCTTTGATGTCTTCCTCTTCTTCTTTTTGATAAATGTATTTTCCTATACCATACTTCCCCCATTTTATTCTTCGGGATTCTTCGTCCAGTTCAAGCTTAGTCATTGGGTAGTTTTTTTCGATCACCTTTTTAGCAGGCTTCGTAAAACGATGCTGGATGAATTCAAAGGTAATATCATCTCGTGCATCCTTTGGAAGCTCTGCATCTAATCGTTCAAACATATGATAATACCCTTCTTTCCAGCCTTCATGAAGATATATAGGAGCGACAATAAACCCAAGTGGATATCCTGCTCTTGCAACCTTCCCTGCAGCCTCAATCCTCTTGTCTAATGGAGAAGTACCAGGCTCAAAATTTTTAATCACATAATCCGCATTTACACTAAAGCGAAATCTGGTCTTTCCATTATGCTTCGCATCTAATAAATGATCTACAAAGTGAAATTTCGTCACGAATCGCAGTCTACCGAATTCCGATTTACCAAAATGTTCAATCGCTCTTTTTAAGGTATGAGTTAAATGGTCTATTCCTACAATGTCAGAGGTACAGGATGCTTCGAATCTTGTGATCTCCGGTGCACGTTCTTCCATATACTTATCAGCGGCTCCGAGAATTTCCTCTACATTCACATATGTACGGATATAAGGTTTGGTTCCCATGGTTGTTTGTAAATAGCAATAATGGCAATGTCCCATGCAACCAGTAGCAAAAGGAATGGCATATTCCGCAGAAGGCTTAGAGGAATCAAATTTCAGGGTTTTTCTAATTCCTACAACTAGCGTAGACTTAGCTATGCGGTATTTTTGAAAGTCATTATCTCCAGGAAGGTTACGTATTTGGTTATGAGAGGTCGTATAATGAATTTCTTTCCCCATTTTCTCAAACTTTTCTTTCAGTTCTCTACCTAGTGGATAATCAAGTGCCTTTGGCTCAAAATACACAAGCTGAGGTGTAAAAGGTTTTCTCATGTTCAACCTCCATTATTGAAAATAGTGACGATACGCTTGCTCTGCTTCAAAAGCACTTGTATAAATAGCCAAATCAGCTGTTAAAGGATAATATGTTTCATAAACAAAAACAGCCAGTCCATCCGGGTTATCTGGATCATTAACTACTGCAGCTGATTGAATGTTAGCTACACTTTGGATATGGGGGTTCCGATAAAAAATATAAACAATATCTCCTGCTGTATAATCTTCCATTTTGCTTCTCTCACACTCCTAGCTTTTTCACTAGCTTGGCTTTCCTAAAAGAATTTATGTAATAAATACAATTGAAAAAACCATATCCGCTAAATCGAATAATGGTTTAGTTATTGAAATCAAAATCATAATTTCTTTAAAAGACCCTATAACATATTAAGTACAAAGAAATTTGTGATTCCCTACATATATTGCGGTAATCAAGAAATATTTTAATCCTTATTTCATTCAGACAGGCCATCCCTTAGAAAAAATAAATAGGAGAATTTTAAAAAAGTATAAGTTCTACATTTATATTCGGTTAACTAAACATATGCTTTAGTAAACCTAAGAAAAAAGGAGCTGCCCATTGATTATATATGTCGTTAATAATGGAGATACGCTTTGGGAAATTGCTAATCGGTACCACATAGATATAAATGCGATTTTACAAGCGAACCAATTACCTGATCCAAATACTCTATTGGTTGGTCAATCGCTTATTATTCCTATTTATGGAGTCTATCATACAGTTCAAACTGGCGAAACTCTTTGGTCAATCGCACAACAGTATGGTATAACGGAACAAACTATTCTTCTTTCTAACAGACTAGCAAATCCAAATCTTTTATATCCTGGTGAGCGAATTTTTATTCCTCCTATCATTCATGTTGTGCAACCTGGTGAAACACTACGACAAATTGCTAGCCTTTATGGAACAACTATTCAAGCACTTATTAATCAAAATAAAATACAAACGCCTGGCCTCCTATATCCAGGAACACAACTAATCATTCCTAGAGTCAAGCCATTAGTCGAAGTGAACGCCTATACCTATCAGAAAGAAGAGGATGCCGTCCAGACGGTAAACAGTCTTCAATCTCTACTCACCTATATTAGTCCCTTTGCTTACAAGCTTACAGAAAGTGGTGATTTAGAGCCCTTACAGGACGAACTGTTAATAGAAGCAGCTGTTACCGACAATATTGTACCAATGATGGTGATCACCAATTTTTCATCTACTGAGGCTGGAACTAATCTCATGCATGTCATTTTCTCTAATCCAGATATATTAAAGAAATTGATGACAAACGTTCTTCAGATTATGGAGGATAAGGGTTATAGAGGATTGAATATTGACCTGGAAAACGTATTACCAGAAGACAGAGATGCTTATACCTCCTTTCTCCAGCTAGCAGCCGATACACTTCATCCTAAAGGGTACTTTGTTTCTACTGCAGTTGCTCCTAAAGTTAGCGAGACTCAATCCGGCTTGCTATATGAAGCACATGATTATGAAGCACATGGAAGAATTGCAGACTTTGTGATCCTAATGACGTATGAATGGGGTTGGCGCGGTGCATCTCCTCAAGCGATTTCCCCCGTCAATCAAATGAAAAAGGTAGTAGAATATGCTTTAACTGTTATTCCTGCAGACAAACTATTTTTAGGCTTTCAAATATATGCAAGAGACTGGAGAATTCCTCATGAAGCTGGGCAAATTGCAGAGACCTTTAGCCCGCAGGATGCAATTACATTGGCTACCCAATACGGAGCAAGAATACAGTTTGATACAGTGGCTCAATCACCTTTTTTTAATTACACAGATGAGCAGGGACAGAAACATGAGGTTTGGTTTGAGGATGCTCGAAGTGCTCAGGCTAAATTTAATTTAGTCAAACAATATCGTTTGCGAGGTATTAGTTATTGGGTGTTAGGTTATTCCTTCCCTCAAAACTGGGTATTGTTAGATGATAACTTTGTAGTAAAGAAAATAAAAGATTAAAGCCTATCTCTCATTTACATGTTGAGTGACTATAAATAAAGAAAAAAACCTACCATCTATTGAAGATGGTAGGTTCTTGATGATTTATAAAATATCGCTTATACAATATCGTCTATAACTTCACTAACG harbors:
- a CDS encoding amino acid ABC transporter ATP-binding protein, which encodes MEHVIDIQHLSKSFGAHEVLKDINFSVKKGEVVCIIGSSGSGKSTLLRCVNLLEKPSGGQIIYKGNNILDNKHDINSYRTKLGMVFQQFNLFNNHNVLSNCSVGQVKVLKRSKEEAEKIATRYLKVVGMDGYVNAKPKQLSGGQKQRVAIARALSMEPDVMLFDEPTSALDPEMVGEVLKVMKELAHTGLTMLIVTHEMEFAKEVSDRIVFMDKGVIAEEGPPDQIFNHPLQERTREFLKRTRK
- a CDS encoding amino acid ABC transporter permease codes for the protein MSLEWIISIITNNWPMFLRGAGVTLLISIIGTIVGAIIGLLAGVIRTIPLPEKRVSRYFLKLVNLILSIYIEFFRGTPMIVQAMVIFYGSSLAFGLDMDRLLAAIFIVSINTGAYMAEIVRGGVISIDKGQFEASQAIGMNHIQTMLYVVLPQVIRNILPATGNQFIINIKDTSVLNVIGVTELYFQTKSVAGNNFRYFESFFVACILYFIMTFAVTLILRHFEKKLDGPENYTVIGQPMQMAVLPKGPYENK
- a CDS encoding transporter substrate-binding domain-containing protein, which gives rise to MKKRLFTFTFLLSIFLLLAACGTKEEGSVGSASAQDTFTVGLEAGYAPFNWTQMDDKNGGVKLDGNAEYAGGYDVEIAKKIAEGLGKELVIVKTEWDGLVPALTSGKIDAIIAGMSPTAERKKTIDFSENYYTSNFVMVVKKGGKFEDATSIQDFNGAKVTGQLNTSHYGVIDQIKGVKKQPASDNFPAMRVALESGMIDGYVSERPEGISASSANDNFSMVEFEEGFVADEEETAVAVGLKKGSDLTDKINEILAGISEEERQEIMDNAISNQPAAE
- a CDS encoding M23 family metallopeptidase, with amino-acid sequence MNVEKFISPENFGEVFLYGNHEEIYNQCVKEFKELVSLDQFIDLAISFNQEVESYQMIKKTEIGYSTQYLWLDNNKERIVSVTFDTANYIQGIVLKPYVTFPKSDQRYTKNKYMMPIKEEWFVFWGGTNEFLNYHYVYESQRYAYDLVKMKNGQTYKGNRLLNESYYAFDKEVVAPADGKVVKVMNDIVDNIPGEMNEKEPAGNYVILEHENREYSLLAHFKQYSIVVKEGDAVKQGQTIGLCGNSGNSSEPHIHFQVMDSSDYVNCHSIRISFYDGIEPIQGDTVTTYKPNEKSKMDVFDKVENTFTLADFFLFIPRIIGSFFK
- the safA gene encoding SafA/ExsA family spore coat assembly protein, yielding MFKTKLKVAAVAVAISLLLPLTAFAANTYTVVSGDSLWKIAVKTQTGVSELIEKNPQLENPNLIYPGQKINVPTKDSYNIEQDVIKLVNVERANAGLSPLSYDWELGRVAQYKSQDMHDQKYFSHTSPVYGTPFTMMKNFGISYKSAGENIAQGQTTAKAVVNAWMNSEGHRANILNKNYTHIGVGYVKDGNYWTQMFIQK
- the pgeF gene encoding peptidoglycan editing factor PgeF, which codes for MNIKNYLNNERFLSGTTMKDPTAREENNMALHICENPLHILENRKKLADQLNCSLEDFVCANQTHSANFYKVTAIDKGHGATLLETAIKDTDALYTFEPNLLLCSFTADCVPVIFYNETNGLIGVIHSGWQGTIKEITSQLFEHLKTHEQCNPADFHVQIGTALSQEKFEVDEDVYTKFKNLGYADDFMYYREETGKYHIDNQLTVQKQCELAGIPLEQISIDRTCTFLSPDGFSYREDRNTGRHLSFIMRKK
- the splB gene encoding spore photoproduct lyase gives rise to the protein MRKPFTPQLVYFEPKALDYPLGRELKEKFEKMGKEIHYTTSHNQIRNLPGDNDFQKYRIAKSTLVVGIRKTLKFDSSKPSAEYAIPFATGCMGHCHYCYLQTTMGTKPYIRTYVNVEEILGAADKYMEERAPEITRFEASCTSDIVGIDHLTHTLKRAIEHFGKSEFGRLRFVTKFHFVDHLLDAKHNGKTRFRFSVNADYVIKNFEPGTSPLDKRIEAAGKVARAGYPLGFIVAPIYLHEGWKEGYYHMFERLDAELPKDARDDITFEFIQHRFTKPAKKVIEKNYPMTKLELDEESRRIKWGKYGIGKYIYQKEEEEDIKEHLYSYMEKFFPNAKFEYFT
- a CDS encoding transcriptional regulator SplA domain-containing protein, with amino-acid sequence MEDYTAGDIVYIFYRNPHIQSVANIQSAAVVNDPDNPDGLAVFVYETYYPLTADLAIYTSAFEAEQAYRHYFQ
- a CDS encoding LysM peptidoglycan-binding domain-containing protein, encoding MIIYVVNNGDTLWEIANRYHIDINAILQANQLPDPNTLLVGQSLIIPIYGVYHTVQTGETLWSIAQQYGITEQTILLSNRLANPNLLYPGERIFIPPIIHVVQPGETLRQIASLYGTTIQALINQNKIQTPGLLYPGTQLIIPRVKPLVEVNAYTYQKEEDAVQTVNSLQSLLTYISPFAYKLTESGDLEPLQDELLIEAAVTDNIVPMMVITNFSSTEAGTNLMHVIFSNPDILKKLMTNVLQIMEDKGYRGLNIDLENVLPEDRDAYTSFLQLAADTLHPKGYFVSTAVAPKVSETQSGLLYEAHDYEAHGRIADFVILMTYEWGWRGASPQAISPVNQMKKVVEYALTVIPADKLFLGFQIYARDWRIPHEAGQIAETFSPQDAITLATQYGARIQFDTVAQSPFFNYTDEQGQKHEVWFEDARSAQAKFNLVKQYRLRGISYWVLGYSFPQNWVLLDDNFVVKKIKD